The Panicum virgatum strain AP13 chromosome 3N, P.virgatum_v5, whole genome shotgun sequence genome includes the window ATTTGGAGCATTCCATGCTGCAAGAGAGGAAATTGTGAAGAGGTTTCAGAGAAAGAAAGACTTAGTAAAGCCTTTCTTGGAATACATGGATGCAAGGTGGGATAAACACTTTGATAAGAATCTTCATGCTGCTGGCTTTTGGTTCAATCCAAATAACCAATACAACACTGAACTTAGAGACAAGTACAGCTTCACCACTTCCGGAGTTCTTGATGTCATAGAGAAATATGCTGGCAAAGATGTTGCCCTTAGAAATGCTTTGACAAAAGAAATGAAGATGTTCAGAAATGAAGAAGGTGATTTTGGGCGTCCAACTGCTAAACATGATCGCCAACTCATGCTTGCTGGTAAGTCAGCTGTTCTAGTTCATTTCAGCAGCACTAAATTCTATTTTTTCACACATTGCAGCAACACTTAATTCTATTTTTTTCACACATTGCAGCATCactaaattcttttttttttcacagaTGAGTGGTGGCAAACTTATGGCTGCAGTGCACCAAATCTACAGAAGCTTGCTCttcgtgtgttgagccaaacATGTAGTGCTTCTGGATGTGAGAGGAGCTGGAGCTACTTTGAGCATGTGCACTCCAAAAAAAGAAATAGATTGGAGCATCAAAGGCTAAATGATATTGTGTATGTGCATTGTAATCTGAGATTGCGACAAAGGTACCACTTATCTTGTTCCTTACATGGTCTTTCTTTAATTGTTTGCATAAATAATACATATATGTGAATTCAAATATTAGGTGCAAGTTGTCTACTCGCAATTATGACCCAATAATGTTCGAAGGAATTGCAACTGGAAATGAAGCTTGGATTGTAGAAGACAATCCACCTCGCCTTACCTCTGAAGGGCTAGAAGCGTTTCGCACTAAGCTGTCCGACTTGAATATACAATGCAGTGATATTATTGTCTCTTGTGAAATCAGTTTAACATATATACAATTTTTTGCCTATATACCCTCACATCTAAATTGATTAATAAAATTTCAGATTTGGAGCTTGACTTGGATTTGGTGGAGGCTGATGCCATGGATGAAAGTGATGAGATTATGGATGATCAGAACCTCAGTCACGAAGATGCATATGATTATGGTGGAATGGCATTTGATGTTGGAGGAGAACAACCTCAAGATGAATGGAATCCAATAGATTTTTATTGAGTACCATGCTTCATGTGTTTTTATCTTATTATCACGCACTTGATATTTGATTTTGTGAACTTGTAAGGCTGTGATTGTGAGACTATGTTACTGTGAACCTTGTGGCTGTGTGTGCGAACCTTATGCTTCATGTATTTTGAATTTAAAGACCATGTCATCCTATATTTTCATGATCTGTGAGCCTTATTTTCAttatatatttgtatatattCTGCTTCAatatcacacacacacacacacacacacacacacacacacacacacacacacacacacacacaccggtTCAAAGTATTTGTGGCCGGTTCGATAAAATGGTCCAACCTTAACGAACCGGCGGTTCAACCGGTTCTAAACGGTTGGACCAATGAACCATTGAACCGACGGCCTCGCCGGTTCGATCTCCGGTCCGGTTCGAAAAACTATGGTTTGAGAACCTCTTTATATCAGCACTATAAGATACTATTTCTGCTTCTCCTTTTTTGAAGGACAAGGCAGTGATCCTGgtagcttttcaaaaaaaaaacagaacataattttattaaaaaataatgttCGCTATAGCACGCTATTAGCTTTTTAAAAGATTTACTGCTACACTATGCAATATTTGTCGCTTATGTCTGCTAAAGGATTTTACGAGATTTAGCAGTGCTAAATGTCTGATAAAGTAGCTTTTACGAGATTTAGCATCACTAAATGTCAAGTTGCTAGTAGATTTAAGTGGTACCATTCGCTCAAAGACGCAGTCAAAAGAACCGATACAACTAAATGAACATAGTATGAACCCTAGATAATGTAGCATGCGCACAGTTGGGTAGTTATGAGACATGTTATAGTTTATTTTTTGGCGTTAGACCAATAATGATTATAATTTTATATATGATTATTAATTATATTATCATTCCACTAAATAATTTAGCTTTCGCTATAGCCCGTTATAGCTTTGTATAGCTTTTAGAGAAGGCTACCACTAAACTTTATAGCCTGCTATTTATAACATTGTTAAAACAATAACAGAACATAAGTCTCTTCTTCCGAATGTAGAGAAACTGACAAGCTAATGTTGTTTTAGTCAGTAATCTATACATATGCACTTATATATTGAAGTTTTCACAAGACATGGTGCAAAGCACGTGTAAAATTAGTTGTGTGGCCTAAATAGTGAATTTTGCTCTTTTCTGTAGAATTTGAACCAACTGATGTTGTATAAAGTCGAATACTCTAGGGTTTGCACCTTATGGGTGAACACAATGCAAAAGAAAAGCTCTCTATTTTCTTGATTGATGTCATGTTAGATGACTACTACTTTTATTTAAGAAATCCATGAAAGATCTTTACTTTTTATGTTATCTTGAGAATAACAATCCAATAGGAACACTCTTCACTAAGCATATGCTTCCTTGGATTTTGATAAGGTTACAACCAACTACCTTGGTGTCAAATGTATACAAAATAATATAATATTTATCTTACAaaataaatatcattagatGGATTATGTAATGCGTTTTTATATTTAATCTATTCGAAGGTATAATATAGTAATGCTTGtgtaaatttgatcaaatttaaaattatttgttttctaagtgaaagttggatttttttttttttgggggtggGGTGTGGCGGAAGTCAGGAAGCAATCCACACTCCACAGCATGGCTCGAAGCCTCGAACTATACTATGGATCCCGGATCCGTGATTAGAGTTAGAGAGCGCGATCCTTTTGGACCCGAATCAAGCTTATAATTGGCGTGATctttttggaacagagggagtcaGAGCGAGCAGAGAGCAATTCATCTGATGTGATTGTGAGAGTCTGACCATTCACTTCTCATCCAAGCCCTCAAGCCCAAGCCCACCCCGGCCGAACTAAAACCCATCGGAAAGATCACAcatccatcgccgccgccgccgccatggctgccgccgAGGATGACGACAGCGATGTCATCCTCCTTGCCCaccagctccccgtcgacatgGACGGGCCCGACGAGGGCCGCCTCGCCCACCTCCTCCCACCGCGACACCGCACccctcccccgcccccgcctcccccattccgcccgccgcccccaccccaagccgtcgcctccgccgagCACCGCCTCTCCTTCCGCGGCTGGCTCGGCGCCCCGCGCCACTGGGACCTCTGGGTCGCCAAGCTGCGCCCGCTCCATGCCCCGCTCTGGCGCCGCCTCGGCATCCACGACGCCGTCCTCACCTCCACCTACAGGATCAAGCCCGACACCTCCCTCGTCCTCCACCTCGCCTCCTTCTGGTCCCCTGCCACCTCCACCTTCGCCTTCCCCTGGGGCGAGGCCACCCTCACCCTGCACGACGCCGCCCTCATCGCCGGGCTCCCTGCCACCGGCTCTCCTGTCCCGGCGCCGCTCCAGCCCGAATGGCGCCCCGACGAGGCAGCGCTCAATGGGGTGCGCCTCGGCTTCAACCGCAGCGCCTGCAAGAAGGCGCACCTCTCCGCCTGGATCAAGCACTTCCTCACCGATCACAACGACACCGTCCTCGAGCACGCCGCCTTCCTCGCGCTCTGGCTCACCCGCTTCGTGCTCGCGGGCCAGCCGGAGTCCACCATGCGCCAGGCTGTCTTCCCCATCGCCGTCCGCCtcgcgcgcggcgagcgcgtcgcGCTCGCGCCCGCCGTGCTCGCCTCCCTCTACAGGGACCTGCGCGACATCAAGGCATTCCTCGTCGCCGCGGGTGCTGCCGCCACAACCGGCAATGCTGATATGCTATCTTCCTTATCCCTCTATTCGCCCCTCTACATTCTTCATCTCTGGATATGGGAGCGCTTCCCTGCGCTCAGGCCCGGAAGGGAGAACCCGCAGGGGGATGGTGAGCCTATGGCTGCTCGCTGGCATGATTTATACAGAAAGGTCAGCCCAACACTCATACGTGAGGTCCTCAGTTCAAGGGACAACTTTCTATGGCAACTTCCTTATGCCGCCTCCCTCAAGAAGTACAGCGGCTGGGTTTGCAGCAGCGATCTCACCGGAAATGATCAACTGAGATTGCTGGCACACTGCTTGCGGCCTTGTGAGCTTGTGGGGATGGATTGCATTGAACAGTACCTCCCGCACCGTGTTGCAAGGCAGTTTGGACTGGACCAAGATGTGCCTATGGATGTTCGCCGTGCCAATCAAGATTGGGTGGTTGCTTGGCAGACCTATGAACTGGAGGGGAAGAATGTGAGTTTATTCATGCCGCAGTCTGAACCTGGGGTCACAGCGCGGTACGCACATTGGTGGAGGCAGCAATTACCACATTCTGATCTTCATGCAGGGGCACTAAGCATTCCCGTGGAGTCGAAGGCTTCTAAGCGCAAGGTTAAAAAGACCCCAGCGGCAATGGAAGCCGAGGCAGAGAAGGTGCGAAGGATGAAGAAGGCCCGTGTCTCACCTAGTGACAAAAAACGCAGGCTTGAAGAGTTGTATGATCCAAAGTTCTCAGGTTGGCTTGCAGCTGGAAGGAGTGGGATAAGTGATGCTGCTGGCAGCAGCTGCAAAAAGGGATACTTGCCGAAATATGACATGGAATCAGATGAGACATTGTTGCCTAATGTTGGAGCTACCAATGATGATGTTGTGCTACTTCTGCCAAGGACGCAAACACCAAGTCCTGTTGTATTTGTGCCCAAGAAGTATGATATCATAAATCCGGCTTTAGGTGATGATGGAAACTCCATAGTAGATGTGCCCCCAGAAATCTCCAATAATGAACTTGAAGGAGATGCTACTGCAATGCGGAAGGAGGAAAAACTTAATAATCCTGTAGACACGTCTCTTGATATCACAAATAAGCCAGAAGGAGACATGGTGGCAATGAAGTCAGAGAAGGAAACTATGGAAATTTCTGTAGTCAGGTCTGTTGGTACCACAGATAGGCCAGAAGAAGGATCTACTGTGGTAATGGAATTTGAGAAGGAGGCTACGGAAACACATCGTATTCCTGAAGACGATACTACAAAAGTTCCTCAATCAGGGTATGAAAACTATACTATGGTAATGGAGTTGGAGAAGGAAGCTATGGAAACACATAATATTCCTGAAGATGATACTACAAAAGTTCCTCAATTAGACTACGAAAAGTTAAGAGATGAAGCACCAATAGAGGAAGATACCAAGGAAAAGCGTTGTGCAGATTTCAAGGATCTAGCAGAGAAAGATGTAGATGACTCCACGGAGGTTTACACAGTAAAACAAGCTGAAGGGGAGGGACACAACTTGTTAACGGAGAAAGATGGTGATAATATTACTGATGCTCTTGGAGAGGGATATGACTTGTTAGTGGAGAAAGACAGTAATACTATTACTGATGCTCTTGCAGCAGAACAAGCAGCAGGACAATCCACATCATTGACAGAAAAAGGTATACACGGCCATGTTGAGGAAATTACTCTAGTGGAGCAGGTGGATGGACAAAGCGAGGGAGCTACAAAGATAGCAACAGAAGGCATCCCTGAAGAAATCGTTCAGGCACATGAAAAGGAATCTGATAATGATATGATGATATATTCCAAGAATTCAGCCAATTGTGAGACGCCATGTAGTTCAGCTCCTGTACAATTAGGCACGATGGAGAAGCAATGCAATCAGAATGTTGAGCTGAATAATCAGAGGGAACCATCATCTGATGCAGTTGCTATGAAGGTTGGAGGAGTATATGACCATAAAACCATGGATATGCATGAGGTGCGTGTGATTGTAAATCTCTATATCTGTGTTAACTAACAGTTAATCCAACACTGGTGACCATGCTTTTTTGGCAGGAAATGGCTCTGACATGGAAACATGACCACAAAATCATAGGTGAGAACAGGGCGACATCaatattggaaggaagccataTGCTGGATAGTGGAGTGAAATCTGATTCGAGTGCTTTGGAGGCTGATGAAATTCACACTGCAGGAGGAATTCAAAACAAGGAAATTTCAGACTTGGAGCAGGTGATTGTGAATCTTCTTATCGGACTCATGAGGTTTGGCCACTCTTATCTGTCTTAACTATTAGTTAATGTGACCATGCTGTTTCTTTGTCACCGGGAAATGGCTCCAAAACAGAAACAGGACCACATAATCAAATGGGAGAACAAGGAGACAATGGTTTCGGAAGGCAGCCATATGCTAGATAGCAGAGTGAAATCTGATTCTTTGAAGAATGATGAAACTCATGCTGGAGGAGGAATTCGAAACCAGGAAATTTTTGGCTCGGACAAGGTGAGTGCGGTCACAGAATCTCTGATCATGACTTTTGGTCACAGATTGACAATTATGTAATCTAACTatgcattttattttatttttgtgggGGGAGGTGGTGCAGGAAATGGCTCTGAAACAAAAACAGGACCACATAGTCGTATATGAGAACAAGGAGACAACAGAACTGCGAGACATCCATATGCTAGATAGTGGAATGAAGCCTGATTTGGTCATTTTGGATGTTGACGGAACTCCTCCTGCAGAAGGAAATTTAAACCAGGATATTTCGGATTTTAACAAGGTGCGTGTGCTTGCACACAAGCCCTACTAGGTTACTTTATTTGAATCATGATATTTAGTGTTTTGCAGCAACAAGGAATGAATGGAACACAGGATCCCGTAACTGTAACTGAGAACAATGAAGTGAACATTTCAGAGGGCGAAGATATTCCTGTTTGCAGTGGATATCAAATTGGACCTGCAATTGAGAACAACAAAATCAATATGTCAGAAGATGCAGGTATTCCTGATTGCAGTGAACATCGAATTGATCCAACAGGGATAGAGGTTAATGAGGTTGGGTCTACCAAAAATCTACAGAACCAAGAACTTTTGGACAATAAAGAAGTGAGTCTTCCTGCAAATCTGACCTTTCTCTTGTTTGATCTGTACCTTATCTGAATCCTGATATTTGGACATTTGCAGCAACTAGCAGTGGAGGTAGGACGACATCTAGGAACTACAATTGAAAACAACGAAATGAATTTGCCAAATGAAGCAGATGTTCTTGTTTGTGGTGAAAACCAAATCAATTCAACTGGTTCAGATGTTATTGAGGTCGAATCTACCAATGGTATACAGAAGCAAGAACTTTTGGACAATAAAGAAGTGAGTCTACCTGCAAGTATACAGGACCAAGAACTTTTGGACAACATAGAAGTGAGTCTACCTGCAAAATTAactttttgtttggtttgtggAATCTTTACTTTTTTGAGACTATGATTCAGTGGAATCTGATTATACTCTTTTGCAGGACCAGATAACAGAGAAAAGAATGGAGTTGGAAATCGCATATGAAAGTGGTGTATCCTTGGAAGAGGGCTATAAACTTGTTGATGGAAATACCTGTGCGGCTGCTGTGAATGTTAGTGTTTCAATGCTGAACAAGGAAACTTGTACCATTGAGGAGGCAAGTGCATTTTAGAATATCTCCATCCAGTTAACTAACTATAACTTAATATGGCAAACATGTTTTACATCTGTAGGCAATAGAGGACAAGCAACACCATGAAGTTGAACATGTGAATGAGGAGATGATTTTGGGAGATACAATTATGATAGATAGCGGTGGATTGAAATCTGATGCTACTGATGTGGAGGTTGACATGGCTGGGTCAAAGGGGGGAACACTGAACCAGTGTGCTGTAAGTGTGGAGACAGTGAGCATAGTTTGAATCTTCAATGTAAACTTTTCTTTTGACTGTAGTAGCTGATGAATCTCGATTACAGGAAGTGGCAATGCAAGAGAAGCAGGATCAGGAAATGGCTGGTGAAGACACCAACAGAGATGTGGTTAATACGAATGCACTTGAATGTAGAGTGAAACCTGATGGAGCTGGTAAAATGACTCTGACTCATGAGACTCTTCGTACAACAGAATCTGTTGATATAGCAGGGTCTAAAATTTCTTCCGAGGACAAGGAGAAGGCAGCTTCCTTTGAA containing:
- the LOC120665261 gene encoding uncharacterized protein LOC120665261 isoform X8, which encodes MAAAEDDDSDVILLAHQLPVDMDGPDEGRLAHLLPPRHRTPPPPPPPPFRPPPPPQAVASAEHRLSFRGWLGAPRHWDLWVAKLRPLHAPLWRRLGIHDAVLTSTYRIKPDTSLVLHLASFWSPATSTFAFPWGEATLTLHDAALIAGLPATGSPVPAPLQPEWRPDEAALNGVRLGFNRSACKKAHLSAWIKHFLTDHNDTVLEHAAFLALWLTRFVLAGQPESTMRQAVFPIAVRLARGERVALAPAVLASLYRDLRDIKAFLVAAGAAATTGNADMLSSLSLYSPLYILHLWIWERFPALRPGRENPQGDGEPMAARWHDLYRKVSPTLIREVLSSRDNFLWQLPYAASLKKYSGWVCSSDLTGNDQLRLLAHCLRPCELVGMDCIEQYLPHRVARQFGLDQDVPMDVRRANQDWVVAWQTYELEGKNVSLFMPQSEPGVTARYAHWWRQQLPHSDLHAGALSIPVESKASKRKVKKTPAAMEAEAEKVRRMKKARVSPSDKKRRLEELYDPKFSGWLAAGRSGISDAAGSSCKKGYLPKYDMESDETLLPNVGATNDDVVLLLPRTQTPSPVVFVPKKYDIINPALGDDGNSIVDVPPEISNNELEGDATAMRKEEKLNNPVDTSLDITNKPEGDMVAMKSEKETMEISVVRSVGTTDRPEEGSTVVMEFEKEATETHRIPEDDTTKVPQSGYENYTMVMELEKEAMETHNIPEDDTTKVPQLDYEKLRDEAPIEEDTKEKRCADFKDLAEKDVDDSTEVYTVKQAEGEGHNLLTEKDGDNITDALGEGYDLLVEKDSNTITDALAAEQAAGQSTSLTEKGIHGHVEEITLVEQVDGQSEGATKIATEGIPEEIVQAHEKESDNDMMIYSKNSANCETPCSSAPVQLGTMEKQCNQNVELNNQREPSSDAVAMKVGGVYDHKTMDMHEEMALTWKHDHKIIGENRATSILEGSHMLDSGVKSDSSALEADEIHTAGGIQNKEISDLEQEMAPKQKQDHIIKWENKETMVSEGSHMLDSRVKSDSLKNDETHAGGGIRNQEIFGSDKVVQEMALKQKQDHIVVYENKETTELRDIHMLDSGMKPDLVILDVDGTPPAEGNLNQDISDFNKQQGMNGTQDPVTVTENNEVNISEGEDIPVCSGYQIGPAIENNKINMSEDAGIPDCSEHRIDPTGIEVNEVGSTKNLQNQELLDNKEQLAVEVGRHLGTTIENNEMNLPNEADVLVCGENQINSTGSDVIEVESTNGIQKQELLDNKEVSLPASIQDQELLDNIEITEKRMELEIAYESGVSLEEGYKLVDGNTCAAAVNAIEDKQHHEVEHVNEEMILGDTIMIDSGGLKSDATDVEVDMAGSKGGTLNQCAEVAMQEKQDQEMAGEDTNRDVVNTNALECRVKPDGAGKMTLTHETLRTTESVDIAGSKISSEDKEKAASFEEHNKAKVTGFESNQTTGMEPEVDLQLEPKNLAEVKEENLENETGRSIFKENDEVSCKDQTSACVLISSSNIDDQCEDDNGWAEESTKSYDKLASDSINTACRHPVKFGKSSNEEVKRTQNIRSMYLKDIKESLGRIRAEPSNRVQATNFGYPSRHAVQEQHSACKEIKVPWRDSGRDFGRDRALELVVTSPAEETSRWRQEQYALQILEDVQNARIAEKTRMEMEIRILKAQIASMERQVMNLDHFSEVKSRSKRH
- the LOC120665261 gene encoding uncharacterized protein LOC120665261 isoform X2, translating into MAAAEDDDSDVILLAHQLPVDMDGPDEGRLAHLLPPRHRTPPPPPPPPFRPPPPPQAVASAEHRLSFRGWLGAPRHWDLWVAKLRPLHAPLWRRLGIHDAVLTSTYRIKPDTSLVLHLASFWSPATSTFAFPWGEATLTLHDAALIAGLPATGSPVPAPLQPEWRPDEAALNGVRLGFNRSACKKAHLSAWIKHFLTDHNDTVLEHAAFLALWLTRFVLAGQPESTMRQAVFPIAVRLARGERVALAPAVLASLYRDLRDIKAFLVAAGAAATTGNADMLSSLSLYSPLYILHLWIWERFPALRPGRENPQGDGEPMAARWHDLYRKVSPTLIREVLSSRDNFLWQLPYAASLKKYSGWVCSSDLTGNDQLRLLAHCLRPCELVGMDCIEQYLPHRVARQFGLDQDVPMDVRRANQDWVVAWQTYELEGKNVSLFMPQSEPGVTARYAHWWRQQLPHSDLHAGALSIPVESKASKRKVKKTPAAMEAEAEKVRRMKKARVSPSDKKRRLEELYDPKFSGWLAAGRSGISDAAGSSCKKGYLPKYDMESDETLLPNVGATNDDVVLLLPRTQTPSPVVFVPKKYDIINPALGDDGNSIVDVPPEISNNELEGDATAMRKEEKLNNPVDTSLDITNKPEGDMVAMKSEKETMEISVVRSVGTTDRPEEGSTVVMEFEKEATETHRIPEDDTTKVPQSGYENYTMVMELEKEAMETHNIPEDDTTKVPQLDYEKLRDEAPIEEDTKEKRCADFKDLAEKDVDDSTEVYTVKQAEGEGHNLLTEKDGDNITDALGEGYDLLVEKDSNTITDALAAEQAAGQSTSLTEKGIHGHVEEITLVEQVDGQSEGATKIATEGIPEEIVQAHEKESDNDMMIYSKNSANCETPCSSAPVQLGTMEKQCNQNVELNNQREPSSDAVAMKVGGVYDHKTMDMHEEMALTWKHDHKIIGENRATSILEGSHMLDSGVKSDSSALEADEIHTAGGIQNKEISDLEQEMAPKQKQDHIIKWENKETMVSEGSHMLDSRVKSDSLKNDETHAGGGIRNQEIFGSDKVVQEMALKQKQDHIVVYENKETTELRDIHMLDSGMKPDLVILDVDGTPPAEGNLNQDISDFNKQQGMNGTQDPVTVTENNEVNISEGEDIPVCSGYQIGPAIENNKINMSEDAGIPDCSEHRIDPTGIEVNEVGSTKNLQNQELLDNKEQLAVEVGRHLGTTIENNEMNLPNEADVLVCGENQINSTGSDVIEVESTNGIQKQELLDNKEVSLPASIQDQELLDNIEITEKRMELEIAYESGVSLEEGYKLVDGNTCAAAVNVSVSMLNKETCTIEEAIEDKQHHEVEHVNEEMILGDTIMIDSGGLKSDATDVEVDMAGSKGGTLNQCAEVAMQEKQDQEMAGEDTNRDVVNTNALECRVKPDGAGKMTLTHETLRTTESVDIAGSKISSEDKEKAASFEEHNKAKVTGFESNQTTGMEPEVDLQLEPKNLAEVKEENLENETGRSIFKENDEVSCKDQTSACVLISSSNIDDQCEDDNGWAEESTKSYDKLASDSINTACRHPVKFGKSSNEEVKRTQNIRSMYLKDIKESLGRIRAEPSNRVQATNFGYPSRHAVQEQHSACKEIKVPWRDSGRDFGRDRALELVVTSPAEETSRWRQEQYALQILEDVQNARIAEKTRMEMEIRILKAQIASMERQVMNLDHFSEVKSRSKRH
- the LOC120665261 gene encoding uncharacterized protein LOC120665261 isoform X9, producing the protein MAAAEDDDSDVILLAHQLPVDMDGPDEGRLAHLLPPRHRTPPPPPPPPFRPPPPPQAVASAEHRLSFRGWLGAPRHWDLWVAKLRPLHAPLWRRLGIHDAVLTSTYRIKPDTSLVLHLASFWSPATSTFAFPWGEATLTLHDAALIAGLPATGSPVPAPLQPEWRPDEAALNGVRLGFNRSACKKAHLSAWIKHFLTDHNDTVLEHAAFLALWLTRFVLAGQPESTMRQAVFPIAVRLARGERVALAPAVLASLYRDLRDIKAFLVAAGAAATTGNADMLSSLSLYSPLYILHLWIWERFPALRPGRENPQGDGEPMAARWHDLYRKVSPTLIREVLSSRDNFLWQLPYAASLKKYSGWVCSSDLTGNDQLRLLAHCLRPCELVGMDCIEQYLPHRVARQFGLDQDVPMDVRRANQDWVVAWQTYELEGKNVSLFMPQSEPGVTARYAHWWRQQLPHSDLHAGALSIPVESKASKRKVKKTPAAMEAEAEKVRRMKKARVSPSDKKRRLEELYDPKFSGWLAAGRSGISDAAGSSCKKGYLPKYDMESDETLLPNVGATNDDVVLLLPRTQTPSPVVFVPKKYDIINPALGDDGNSIVDVPPEISNNELEGDATAMRKEEKLNNPVDTSLDITNKPEGDMVAMKSEKETMEISVVRSVGTTDRPEEGSTVVMEFEKEATETHRIPEDDTTKVPQSGYENYTMVMELEKEAMETHNIPEDDTTKVPQLDYEKLRDEAPIEEDTKEKRCADFKDLAEKDVDDSTEVYTVKQAEGEGHNLLTEKDGDNITDALGEGYDLLVEKDSNTITDALAAEQAAGQSTSLTEKGIHGHVEEITLVEQVDGQSEGATKIATEGIPEEIVQAHEKESDNDMMIYSKNSANCETPCSSAPVQLGTMEKQCNQNVELNNQREPSSDAVAMKVGGVYDHKTMDMHEEMALTWKHDHKIIGGIQNKEISDLEQEMAPKQKQDHIIKWENKETMVSEGSHMLDSRVKSDSLKNDETHAGGGIRNQEIFGSDKVVQEMALKQKQDHIVVYENKETTELRDIHMLDSGMKPDLVILDVDGTPPAEGNLNQDISDFNKQQGMNGTQDPVTVTENNEVNISEGEDIPVCSGYQIGPAIENNKINMSEDAGIPDCSEHRIDPTGIEVNEVGSTKNLQNQELLDNKEQLAVEVGRHLGTTIENNEMNLPNEADVLVCGENQINSTGSDVIEVESTNGIQKQELLDNKEVSLPASIQDQELLDNIEDQITEKRMELEIAYESGVSLEEGYKLVDGNTCAAAVNVSVSMLNKETCTIEEAIEDKQHHEVEHVNEEMILGDTIMIDSGGLKSDATDVEVDMAGSKGGTLNQCAEVAMQEKQDQEMAGEDTNRDVVNTNALECRVKPDGAGKMTLTHETLRTTESVDIAGSKISSEDKEKAASFEEHNKAKVTGFESNQTTGMEPEVDLQLEPKNLAEVKEENLENETGRSIFKENDEVSCKDQTSACVLISSSNIDDQCEDDNGWAEESTKSYDKLASDSINTACRHPVKFGKSSNEEVKRTQNIRSMYLKDIKESLGRIRAEPSNRVQATNFGYPSRHAVQEQHSACKEIKVPWRDSGRDFGRDRALELVVTSPAEETSRWRQEQYALQILEDVQNARIAEKTRMEMEIRILKAQIASMERQVMNLDHFSEVKSRSKRH
- the LOC120665261 gene encoding uncharacterized protein LOC120665261 isoform X10, which gives rise to MAAAEDDDSDVILLAHQLPVDMDGPDEGRLAHLLPPRHRTPPPPPPPPFRPPPPPQAVASAEHRLSFRGWLGAPRHWDLWVAKLRPLHAPLWRRLGIHDAVLTSTYRIKPDTSLVLHLASFWSPATSTFAFPWGEATLTLHDAALIAGLPATGSPVPAPLQPEWRPDEAALNGVRLGFNRSACKKAHLSAWIKHFLTDHNDTVLEHAAFLALWLTRFVLAGQPESTMRQAVFPIAVRLARGERVALAPAVLASLYRDLRDIKAFLVAAGAAATTGNADMLSSLSLYSPLYILHLWIWERFPALRPGRENPQGDGEPMAARWHDLYRKVSPTLIREVLSSRDNFLWQLPYAASLKKYSGWVCSSDLTGNDQLRLLAHCLRPCELVGMDCIEQYLPHRVARQFGLDQDVPMDVRRANQDWVVAWQTYELEGKNVSLFMPQSEPGVTARYAHWWRQQLPHSDLHAGALSIPVESKASKRKVKKTPAAMEAEAEKVRRMKKARVSPSDKKRRLEELYDPKFSGWLAAGRSGISDAAGSSCKKGYLPKYDMESDETLLPNVGATNDDVVLLLPRTQTPSPVVFVPKKYDIINPALGDDGNSIVDVPPEISNNELEGDATAMRKEEKLNNPVDTSLDITNKPEGDMVAMKSEKETMEISVVRSVGTTDRPEEGSTVVMEFEKEATETHRIPEDDTTKVPQSGYENYTMVMELEKEAMETHNIPEDDTTKVPQLDYEKLRDEAPIEEDTKEKRCADFKDLAEKDVDDSTEVYTVKQAEGEGHNLLTEKDGDNITDALGEGYDLLVEKDSNTITDALAAEQAAGQSTSLTEKGIHGHVEEITLVEQVDGQSEGATKIATEGIPEEIVQAHEKESDNDMMIYSKNSANCETPCSSAPVQLGTMEKQCNQNVELNNQREPSSDAVAMKVGGVYDHKTMDMHEEMALTWKHDHKIIGGIQNKEISDLEQKQDHIIKWENKETMVSEGSHMLDSRVKSDSLKNDETHAGGGIRNQEIFGSDKVVQEMALKQKQDHIVVYENKETTELRDIHMLDSGMKPDLVILDVDGTPPAEGNLNQDISDFNKQQGMNGTQDPVTVTENNEVNISEGEDIPVCSGYQIGPAIENNKINMSEDAGIPDCSEHRIDPTGIEVNEVGSTKNLQNQELLDNKEQLAVEVGRHLGTTIENNEMNLPNEADVLVCGENQINSTGSDVIEVESTNGIQKQELLDNKEVSLPASIQDQELLDNIEDQITEKRMELEIAYESGVSLEEGYKLVDGNTCAAAVNVSVSMLNKETCTIEEAIEDKQHHEVEHVNEEMILGDTIMIDSGGLKSDATDVEVDMAGSKGGTLNQCAEVAMQEKQDQEMAGEDTNRDVVNTNALECRVKPDGAGKMTLTHETLRTTESVDIAGSKISSEDKEKAASFEEHNKAKVTGFESNQTTGMEPEVDLQLEPKNLAEVKEENLENETGRSIFKENDEVSCKDQTSACVLISSSNIDDQCEDDNGWAEESTKSYDKLASDSINTACRHPVKFGKSSNEEVKRTQNIRSMYLKDIKESLGRIRAEPSNRVQATNFGYPSRHAVQEQHSACKEIKVPWRDSGRDFGRDRALELVVTSPAEETSRWRQEQYALQILEDVQNARIAEKTRMEMEIRILKAQIASMERQVMNLDHFSEVKSRSKRH